In Thiomonas arsenitoxydans, the genomic stretch GTCGGCTCCATGGAGCCCGAAGGAATCTTGAAGGGTTCGGCCACAAAAGAGCGCAGCAAAAACACCACCAGAATGACCGGGAACAGCCCGGCGGTCCACTCCAGCCACCAGGGCTGACGCTGCACCCGTTCGCGCGCCGCTTCGATGTCGGCATCGCTGGCCACGGCGCCGTCTGCGGCCAGTCCCTGTTTTTGCAGAGCACTGCGACGCTCTTCCAACTGCGCCACGGCCGACTTCGCCGCGCGCCTACGTTGCGGCGCGAAATACCAGCGCTCGGCAAACCAGAACACGCCGGTGATGACCAGAAGGATGAAAAGCAATAGGGTGAAGTTGACGCTGGGCGCAGTTTCCATACGGGATATTCTTGGGGAGTGGATCAGTCTTCGACTTGCAGAATCGCGAGAAAGGCTTCTTGTGGCACTTCGACCGAGCCGATCTGCTTCATGCGTTTTTTACCCGCCTTCTGCTTTTCCAGCAGTTTGCGTTTGCGGGAAATGTCCCCCCCGTAGCACTTGGCCAGCACGTTCTTGCGCAGGGCCTTGATTGTCTCACGCGCGATGATGTTGGCCCCGATGGCCGCCTGGATGGCGACGTCGTACATCTGGCGCGGAATGATCTCACGCATCTTGGCCGCCACCTGACGGCCGCGGTACTGGCTCTGAGAGCGGTGCACGATGATGGACAGCGCGTCCACCCGGTCGCCGTTGATCAGCATATCGACCTTCACTACATCGGCGGCGCGGTACTCCTTGAACTCATAGTCCATCGAGGCATAGCCCCGCGACACGCTTTTGAGCTTGTCGAAAAAGTCGAGCACGATCTCGGCCAGTGGCATGTCGTAGGTCAGCATCACCTGGCGACCGTGATAGGCCATATTGAGCTGCATGCCCCGCTTCTGGTTGGCCAGGGTCATCACCGGGCCCACATAATCTTGCGGCATGTACAGATGCACCGTGACGATGGGCTCGCGGATTTCGGCAATTCGGCCCTGATCGGGCATTTTGGACGGATTTTCGACCTCGATCACCTCGCCATTGGCTAGCATGACCTGATAGACCACCGAGGGTGCGGTGGTGATGAGGTCTTGGTCGAACTCGCGCTCCAGTCGCTCCTGCACGATCTCCATGTGTAGCAGGCCCAGAAAGCCACAGCGAAAGCCGAAACCCAGCGCCTGGCTCACTTCGGGCTCGTAACGCAGGGCGGCATCGTTGAGCTTGAGCTTTTCCAGCGCGTCGCGCAGTTGGTCGTATTCGCTCGCCTCGGTGGGGTAGAGACCGGCGAACACCTGCGGCTGAATCTCCTTGAAGCCGGGCAGCGCCTCGGTTGCCGGACCGAGATTGTTGGGCAGCTTTTTCTCGAGGGTGATGGTGTCGCCGACCTTGGCAGCCTGCAGCTCTTTGATGCCCGCGATGATGAAGCCGACCTCGCCCGTGTTCAAGGCCTCGCGCGACACCGATTTCGGCGTGAACACCCCGAGTTGTTCGGCGTTGTAAACCGCGTGCGTGGCCATCATCTTGAAACGCTCGCCCTTTTTCAGGCTGCCATCGACCACCCGCACCAGCATGACCACGCCGACGTAGGTATCGAACCACGAGTCGATG encodes the following:
- the lepA gene encoding translation elongation factor 4, whose protein sequence is MNHIRNFSIIAHIDHGKSTLADRIIQRCGGLSDREMEAQVLDSMDIERERGITIKAQTAALQYVARDGKTYNLNLIDTPGHVDFSYEVSRSLSACEGALLVVDASQGVEAQTVANCYTALDLGVEVVPVLNKMDLPQADPEQAKAEIEEVIGIDAADAIACSAKTGMGIDDVLEAVITRMPPPKGVVDAPLRAMIIDSWFDTYVGVVMLVRVVDGSLKKGERFKMMATHAVYNAEQLGVFTPKSVSREALNTGEVGFIIAGIKELQAAKVGDTITLEKKLPNNLGPATEALPGFKEIQPQVFAGLYPTEASEYDQLRDALEKLKLNDAALRYEPEVSQALGFGFRCGFLGLLHMEIVQERLEREFDQDLITTAPSVVYQVMLANGEVIEVENPSKMPDQGRIAEIREPIVTVHLYMPQDYVGPVMTLANQKRGMQLNMAYHGRQVMLTYDMPLAEIVLDFFDKLKSVSRGYASMDYEFKEYRAADVVKVDMLINGDRVDALSIIVHRSQSQYRGRQVAAKMREIIPRQMYDVAIQAAIGANIIARETIKALRKNVLAKCYGGDISRKRKLLEKQKAGKKRMKQIGSVEVPQEAFLAILQVED